The Kaistella daneshvariae genomic sequence CACGCATGAAAAGCTTGAAAAATACCGAGGCTTTTTGGGGTTTTTTTATCGTTTTTGATAAAAGCAAAAAGTACGCGCCAACTTGGCCGAGCAGATTTTTTAACATTTGGCTAAATTAGTGTTTTTTATTTTTTTTATTACATCATTTCTACCGGGCGTTTCTGTCGCCTGTGATGAGCAAAATAATGGTTTTGATGATGATTACCATGTCCAGACTCATCGTCCATTTTTTTACATAGAAAGTATCTGCCAGAATGCGTTTTTGCATCGCAATTTCCATATCACCGTTATCGCCGCGCAAACCGTTTACCTGTGCAAGGCCCGAAAGTCCGGGTTTTACCAAACTTCGAACAGAATACCGCCCGATTTTCGGTTTGTAAAAATCATCGATTAAAAGCATGTGCGGGCGCGGTCCAACCACCGACATTTCGCCTTTCAAAACATTTAAAAACTGCGGCATTTCATCGAGACTGGTTTTCCGTAAAAATTTGCCGATTTTCGTTATTCGCTCGTCATCTGGTGCGGTGGTTTTCGTGGTGCACTCGCCATTCACGCGCATGGTGCGAAATTTAATACAGTTAAAAATCTGGTCATGAAAGCCATACCTTTTCTGAACAAAAAAAATGGACCCTTTATCGCCTAATTTTATCAAAATAGCAATCACAGGAAAAAGCCAACTGCAAATGAATACTAAAACCAATGCCGAAAACAAAAGGTCGAACGTTCTTTTTAAAAGGCTGTTTACCAAATTATCCAACGGAAATTGTACCCGAACAAAAACTGGTTGCGTTTCAATATAATTCAGGTCAAATTCAAAGAAATTATTATTTATGACATTCGGAATTAAGCTGATTTTAACCTGATGTTTTTCCGCCAGTTCATAAATTTTTTCCTCTTTCTCCCTGTAAAATTCCGCGGACTCTGCCGACAGATACAAAGTGTGAATTCCGTTTTTTCGCCAGTATTTGACCAGATTTTCCAGATTTATATTTTCACCTTGTGGATATTCCCAAATTTTAAAGCCGTAGTCTTTCCTTTCATTTAAAATGGTTCTGAGCATTTTAGCCGAAGTATCATTAACCAGAAACATGATATTCCGGTAGTTCCAGCCTAATGTTCGGATGTATTTTAAAGCAAAAAAAATGGTCGATTTCAGGAAGAAAAGGATGAAAAACAAACTCAGTCCCATCCAGGCGCGGTCCTGTTTCAGAAAATCGTTATTGCTTACTTTGGCCAGCAAAACCACACCAAAAATAAAGAGCAAAATGTGGGTAACAAGCCTTTCTAAATAAAGGGTGTAGGTTAGTGTTCGCGGTACAGAATACAACCTGGTGCGGCCGCTGAGTAAAATCCAGAAGAAAACAAGTACCGTAATGGACAAGATATTTTGTTCGGTATTGACGTCTGCGAAAAATTCCGGCTCATTCCTTAAATAAAAGTAAATAAAAACCGCCGAAATCACCAGGATATCGAGCAGTATAAAGACAAGTCGGAAATATCGCGAATACCGAATTTTCTGCATTGCAAAGGAAAGCTACTCGTAAATCTACTATAATTTACGGAATATTCAAATATTTATGCGTTTGTACAGAAGCCTGCCACTTGGGGTTTGCTAAAATATAGTCGGTGATTTTCGGATACATTTCATTGCGTTTGCTCCATTCACTTTGCAGATAAAGCACACAGTTTTCCGAAACTTTTGCAGCTTGCTCTTCGGCAAATTTAAAATCGTTATTGTTGAAAATAATCATTTTCAGCTCGCTGGCTCTTTCGTAAATAGCGGGTTTTGGCAAGCCGGTTTTCTTAGGCGAAAGGGTAATCCAATCCAGATGTCCGCTCATTTCATAAGCGCCGGAAGTTTCAATGTGTATGGTACAGCCGAGCTCTTTTAGCCTTGCA encodes the following:
- a CDS encoding 7-carboxy-7-deazaguanine synthase QueE; translated protein: MTKEEENILLKEGKMLPVMEHFYTIQGEGAHTGKAAYFIRLGGCDVGCHWCDVKESWNPDLHPLLNTEEIAQTAAKNCKTIVLTGGEPLMWNLQFLTARLKELGCTIHIETSGAYEMSGHLDWITLSPKKTGLPKPAIYERASELKMIIFNNNDFKFAEEQAAKVSENCVLYLQSEWSKRNEMYPKITDYILANPKWQASVQTHKYLNIP
- a CDS encoding exopolysaccharide biosynthesis polyprenyl glycosylphosphotransferase, giving the protein MQKIRYSRYFRLVFILLDILVISAVFIYFYLRNEPEFFADVNTEQNILSITVLVFFWILLSGRTRLYSVPRTLTYTLYLERLVTHILLFIFGVVLLAKVSNNDFLKQDRAWMGLSLFFILFFLKSTIFFALKYIRTLGWNYRNIMFLVNDTSAKMLRTILNERKDYGFKIWEYPQGENINLENLVKYWRKNGIHTLYLSAESAEFYREKEEKIYELAEKHQVKISLIPNVINNNFFEFDLNYIETQPVFVRVQFPLDNLVNSLLKRTFDLLFSALVLVFICSWLFPVIAILIKLGDKGSIFFVQKRYGFHDQIFNCIKFRTMRVNGECTTKTTAPDDERITKIGKFLRKTSLDEMPQFLNVLKGEMSVVGPRPHMLLIDDFYKPKIGRYSVRSLVKPGLSGLAQVNGLRGDNGDMEIAMQKRILADTFYVKKWTMSLDMVIIIKTIILLITGDRNAR